The sequence TTTTTGAACGACAAAGCCATCTTACATATTGCAAACTATGGAAGTGGGCATTATGGAAACATCCGCACAAAGGAAAAGGTTGGGTTAGAAAGAAATATTTTCGAAAGCATGGTAATGATAAGTGGCGGTTTATGACTCACAAGAACGAGATTTTAGTTCGACATAGCGATTTCCATATAAAACGACATGTGAAAGTTATAGGTACAAAATCTCCATATGATGGAAATTTTGTATACTGGGCAACACGCTTGGGTCGTTCTCTAAATGTGCCACAAAGGGTAGCACAACTTTTGAAAATACAACATGGCAAATGTGAACAATGTCAATTCTGCTTTAAGGATACTGATCATATGGAAGTACACCATAAAGATCAAAATAGACATCACAATAATATTGACAATTTAGTGCTATTACACGGCTATTGTCATGATCATGTTCATAAAATGAGAAGTATGTATGACAAACACTGAATTACTGAGGAGCCGTATGATGGGAAACTATCAAGTACGGTTTTGGAGTCAAGTAGGAAGGGGTGACCTTTCCTACTTAGGTAACTATTTAAGGCTTGTTCTAAATTGTTTTGAGCTTCCGT comes from Candidatus Tisiphia endosymbiont of Nemotelus nigrinus and encodes:
- a CDS encoding group II intron maturase-specific domain-containing protein; this encodes MRGETQATVISCLNPIIKGWCRYYIPAVSRKVFERQSHLTYCKLWKWALWKHPHKGKGWVRKKYFRKHGNDKWRFMTHKNEILVRHSDFHIKRHVKVIGTKSPYDGNFVYWATRLGRSLNVPQRVAQLLKIQHGKCEQCQFCFKDTDHMEVHHKDQNRHHNNIDNLVLLHGYCHDHVHKMRSMYDKH